TACCCGGTCACCGACGACAGCAGGATCCCGACGATGAGCTCCATCATGTCGGCGGCCCCCGCCATGACCTGCGCGCCGAGCGCTGCGAGCAGCAGCATGGCGTAGTACTCGCCGTGGCGGCGGTCGGTTCGCATCCAGCGTGGTGACAGGCCCACGGTGAGGGCCGTGGTCGCGCCGATGATGACGGCACCCCAGGTGGTGAGGCTGTCCAGGGCCCACTGCCCGTCGAACGTCAGGGTGTCCGGATCTGGCTGGATCGTCAGCTGCGTTGCCGCGGCGACGGTGAGGGCGGCCAGCGCCAGCGGCGCTGCAAGCCACTGGCGGTGATGGGCAGTGAACAGAGAGACGATCACAGCCGCTGCTGCGCCGACGAGCAGGGTGATCTGGGGGGCCAGGTCACCGATGGGCACGGTCAGCTGCCGATCAGCACGCCGCTGGCGGCGTGGACGACATCGAGCAGCCAGCGGGGGTAGATGCCGATCGCGACGACCAAGGCCAGCATCACGCCGAGGGTCGCCGCCTCGGACGGCCGCAGGTCAGGGAACGCCGACCAGCGTTCGGGCAGCTCACCGAAGAACAGCCGCTGGAGCATCTGCAGGAACAGCGCGGCGGTGATCAACACGCCGAGCAGCCCGATGCCGGCCAGGACGGGGTACACGGCGAAGGTCCCGACGAAGATCTGGAACTCGGCGACGAAGCCGGCCAGCCCGGGCAGGCCGAGGCTGGCGAACGCGGCCAGCATCGTCGCGCCGGTCAGCGCGCGGGCGCGGCCGGCCAGCCCGCCGTAGGCGTCGAGGTCGAAGGTGCCGCCGCGCTGCCAGAACGACCCGGTGATCAGGAACAGCGCACCGGTGATCAGCCCGTGTGCGACCATCTCGACGGTCGCGCCGGTGAGCGCGAGCTGGCGCGCCTGCTCGCTGCCGGACAGCAGCCCTCCGGCGGCGGCGATGCCGAGCACCGTGTAGCCCATGTGGTTGACCGACGTGTACGCGATGCGCCGCTTGAGGTGCTGCTGGCCGAGGGCGACGAGCGCGCCGTACACGATGCTGACCACCGCGACGATCGCCAGCACCAACGCGTAGCGGCTGAAGGTGGCGCGCATCATCGAGAAAGGGATGCGGATCATCCCGAACGAGCCCATCTTCAGCAGCACTCCCGCCAGGATGGTGGATGCCGGTGCCGGGGCGTCGACGTGGGCGGGCGGCAGCCAGGTGTGCAGCGGCACAACCGGGGTCTTCACCCCCAGCCCCAACAGCAGCCCGAGGAGGACCAGCCCGGCGCGGGCGCCCTGCCCGGCAAGTGGCTGGCGAGCGATCAGCTCCGGCATCGAGAAGGTGATCGGGTCGGTGGCGAGCACCAACCCCAGGATCGCGAGCAGCATGACCAGCGATCCGGCGAGGGTGTAGAGGAAGAACTTCAGCGCCGCAGCCCGTGCGCCTTCATGGCCCCAGCGGGCGATCAGGAAGTACATCCCGACCAGCGACAGGTCGAAGAAGACGTAGAACACCAGCAGGTCGAGGGACAGGAACAGCCCCAGCGAGACCCCTTCCAGGAACAGCAGCCACGCGTAGTAGCCGCGCGGGCGACCGTCGGTATCGACCGGGTACGCCACCGCTGCCGTGAACAGCAGCGCCGACGTGGCCGCGACGGCGAGCGCGATGCCGTCCACGCCGACGCGGTACGCGACACCCAGAGTGGGGATCCACGTGACCTCCTCGACGAGTTGGAACGGTGCCTCGCTGCCGATATCGAACCGCAGCCACGCCGCCACCAGCAGCATCAGCGGGACAGCTGCGACCGCGACCGCGAAGAACCGCGCGGTGCGTTCCGACCAGCGCGGCACCAGCAGCGCGACGGCACCGGCGAGCGGGACGAGGATGGCGGCAGTCAGCACGGTCACCTCCAGGCGGCGGCGACGACCACGGCCAGGGCCGCGCCGACGGTGACGATGGTGAGGTAGTGGTGGGCCGCCCCTGTCTGCAGCCGGCGCAGATCCCGGGCGCTCCACGAGAACCCGCCGGCGACGCCGCGCACGGCACCGTCGACACCGAGCTCTGCGAGCCGGGTCCACCGTTCGGCCGCGACCCGCGCCAGCGCTGCGACGCCGCGCACGCCGGCATCCACCACCCGGACGTCGGCGTCGCCGGCGCGCGTCGCGGTGGCTGAAGCCAGCCGTGCGACGCCGCGCACCCCCGCGTCGACGACGCGGTCGTCGAACCGACTCGTACCCGCCGCCAACTGCAGGACGGGATCGGCGATCGCCCGGCGCGACAGCTCCGACAGCGCGAGCCACTGGCCCACTCGGCGGGATGCCCCGGTCGTGCCCAGCGACGCCAACCAGCCGGCGCGGTCACCGAGCACCGCTGCGTACACGGCCACGGCTACGACGCTCAGCGACGCGACGAGCTCCCACGGCTGGCTGGACGGCAGCTGCCCGATGCGGCCCAGCGTGTGCTCGACCGGCGGCAGCCACAGCACGCTCAGCCCGATCGTGGCGAGCGCCAGGCCGGCCATCGCGCCCAGCTCCACCCGACCGGGCCGATCTCTCCGGTCGCGTGGCGAGGTGCCGTCGTCGCGCCTCGGGCCGAACGCCAGCAGCTGGAAGCGGGTGATGTACAGCGCAGACAGGCCGCCGGCGACGATCGCCGCGATCCCGGCCAGCAGGTGCGCCCGCGTCGCGGCGGCGACGATCTGCTCCTTGCTCCAGGCGGCCCCGAGCGGGGGGACAGCGGCCAACGCCAGGCCGCCGACCGCGGTGAGCACCGCGGTGGCCGGCCGGTGGGACCCCAGCCGCATGCCCCGCAGGACGTCGCTGCCAACCGCGGAGATCGCCACCCCGGCGGCCAGGAACAGCAGCGCCTTGAACGCCGCGTGTGCCACCAGGTGTGCGGTGGCGATGACGGGGTAGCCGGCACCGATGGCGACCAGCATCAGCCCGTACTGCGCCGACGTCGAAGCTGCGAGCAGGTGCTTGGCGCGGTGTTGCACGACCGCGACGACCCCGCCGGCCAGGGCGGTGAGCAGCCCGATCGTGAGGGTGACCGGCCCGAACCAGCCGACCGGCGCCAGCGCCGGCTGCAGGCGGACGAGCAGGTACGCGCCGGCGGCGACCATGGTGGCCGAGTGCAGCAGCGCCGACACCGGGGTGGGACCGGCCATGGCCGAGAACAGCCACGGCGAGAACGGCAGCTGCGCCGACTTGGTCAGCGCAGCCACCAGCACCCCTGCGGCGACCGCGTGCAACGCCGGGCCGTCGACGGCGGCGAGGTCGGTGTAGGCCAGCCCTCCGGTCGCCGCGAAGGCGGCGCCCGCGGCGAGGAGCAGCCCGAGCGCTCCGGCGCGGGTGACGTTGAACGCGTGCGCGGCCCGTGCCGGACGGGTCGGGTCCCGCCACTGGTGTCCGATGAGCGCCCACGAGATCGCCGCGACGAGCTCCCATCCGATCAGGACCGTCAGCAGGTCGGCGGCGACCACCACCAATTCCATGGCCCCGGTGAACCCTACGAGCAGCCCGAGCTGGCGGGCGAGCCCGCGGGCAGGCTCGTGCGCCGCGGCGTACACCGCCGTGGCCAGGGCCACGGTCGGGACGGTGATCGCGACGGCAGCCGCCACGGGCGGGACCTCGAGCCCGAGCCGCAGGCCGGCACCCCACGCCCAGCTGGTGGAGGCGCCCGTGGCCCCCGCGACGACCGCCAACGCGCACGTCGCGATCAGGGCAGCGGCGGACGCGAGAGCCACCACGATCCTGGCCCGGTGACCCGTGCGGGGGCCCAACCCCCAGATGGCCGCGCCAGCGACGAGCGGGAACACGACCAGCCCAGACAGGGTCATCGTCGCATCGTCTGGACGGCCTCGGTGGTGTCGGCCTGCCGTGCCCGGTAGACGTTGACGACCACGGCGAACCCGATCGCCGCCTCGATCGCCATGAGCAGCATGGCCACGATCACCAGGACCTGCCCTTTGGGTTCGCCACCGGCGGAGAGCGCCCAGCCGCCGACGCCAGCCAGCATCACCCCGTTGATGATCAACTCGTAGCCCATCATGATCATCACGAACGACTGCTGCGACAAGACCCCGTAGAGACCGATCGCGACCAGCGCCGCAGCCACGATGAGCACGGTCGTGAGGGTCATCCGTGCCCGCCGTGACCGCCGCCGCCTCCGTCGCCTCCATGGCCGCCATGCCCACCACCGGCGACCGATCCTGGGGCGTGCCCGGTGGGGAGCACGGGCGCGTCCGGCGGAGCGTCGGGATCCAGCGACGGCGGCAGGGAACCCTCGTCCGACGGGCCGTAGCGGCCCCGACGTGAGGTGAGGACCGTGGCGCCGACCATGGTCGCAAGCAACGTCACCGCGACGCTCTGCATCACCAGCATCGAGGAGCCCATGACCTCGTGACCCAACGCGCGGATCGCCCCGGCCGCGTCCCTCAGCGGCCGGTCGGGCAGGTCGGCGCTCAGCACCGCCACGACCAGGGCGGCGAAGACGCTGACGCCGGCCGCGATCGCGGTGCGGTGCTGGTGGACCATCTGCATCGGGTTGAGGCCGGCCGGGTTCATCATGAACGCGACCATGAAGATCGCCATGACGGTCATCTCGACCGCCATCATGAACCACACCGCCATGCCCAGGTACTCGCCGGCGAGCAGCACCATGATCGCCCCGGCGTTCAGCAGCGAGGCCAGCAGCGCGAACGACGCCCGGACCATCGAGTCGGTCCGGAACACCCGCCAACCGAACCACACGGCGGCAGCGGCGAACACCCAGAAGGCGATGTCGACACCCATCAGCCGCCGCTCGCCAGCAGCGCGACCGAGCCGGCCACGACCAGGTGCACGAACGACGCGGGAAGCAGCACGGTCCACGCGACGGTCACCACCCGCTCGGGGCGCCACCGCCCCACGAGGTGGCCCAGCGCCAGCAGCAGCGTCAGCACGCCGATGCTCTTGACGGCCATCCACAGCCAGCCCGGCAGCCAAGGACCGTGGTGGCCACCGAGGAACACGGCGGCGCCCGCCACGGCGTAGGCCACCAGCATGGCGCGGCGAGCTGCCGCCCAGGCGAGGCGGTGGGGTCCGGAGGTCTCCGCGGACGTGCCACCGGCGAGGTCGGCGGCGTCGGCCAGCTGGAAAGGCCCCCAGAACGCCGTGGCCAGGCCGACCGCGAGCCACAACGGCAACCCCAGCGGCTGACGGACCACGTTCCACAGCGTCGTCTGCGAGTCGACGATCGCCCCGAACGACAGCGACTCCGCCGGCAAGGCAGCCCCGATCAGGACGAACATGCTGATCAGCAGGGTGCTGAGCACCACCGCGACGAAGCGGTAGCCGCCGATCAGCGACAGGTAGGAGTTGGCCGACCAGCCGTGCAGGTACACCGCGACCATCGTGAGGACCTCCACCGCTCCGAACACGACGATGCCGGTGCGCACGTCGGCCGCGGCGATCCCCTCGGCGACGGGCACGACCGCGACCGCCGCCACGGCGCACGCGCCGTAGAAGCCGGGCGCCAGCAGCCACAGGGTCACGTCGGGACGTTCGGTGACGGTGCCGCGCTGCTGCCACACGAGCACGGCCCGTCCGAACGTCTCGCCGGCCACGGAGCGCCACGACCCGCGACCGGAGATCGCAGCGCTCAGCGCGGCGTCCACCAGCGTGAGCGCGAGCACACCAGCGGCCAGGACCCCGCCGACCAGGAGCACGGACAGCATCGGGCCGGAGGCGGTGACGTCCTGCATCAGCCCCACTCCACCGACGAGACCGGTGGGACGCCGGCGGCCGCTTCCAGGTCGAGGTCGAGGCTGGCGATCGTCGTGACCGCATCTCCCCATTCGAGCCCCGCCAGCAACTGCGGCAGCTGGGCGAGCACGGCGCCGGTGCCGGCGCGAGGATCCTCCACGCCGTGGTCGGCTCCGACGGTCGCGTCGGCAGCGGCGGTGGCGAGCTGCACCGCCTGGACCGCCTCGTCGATGCGTTGCAGCCACCGCGCCCGGGCATCACCGCCCTGGCGGGTGGTGGTCTGGAAGCCGAGCGCCCGGTAGGTGCGATCCTCGGCACGAGCGTCAACCGGGACCCCGGCGGCACGTGCGACGACCCCGCCGACCCCGAGATCCTCCACGGTGCCGGCGTCGAGCCGCCCGACCCCGGCGGTGGCCCCCCATAAGGCAACGCCCCGCTCCAGCCAGCGTCGCAGCCGTGCGATCCGCTGTCGGTCAGAGGGCCGCAGCTGCACCGCCAAGCGCGCCACCCGACGGCCGCCCGAGGCCAGCCCGTGCAGCTGAAGCGCCTCTGCCAACCGCAGCAGGTGGTACCGCGCACGGGCCAGCTCCATCTCGGCGACGCGGACGGGGCGTCGACGTGCGGTGTCGAACACGTCACCGACCGACCGGAGGGGCGAGCCCACCCGTTGCCCGGACTCGAAGGGGTTCGCGGCGGATCGTGCCTGCTGGATGACGTCACCCTGGAGCTCGACATCCAGCACCAAACCAGGCGGGAAGCCCGGCAGTGCCGGGCCGACCTGCAGCGGGACGCGGTCGAGCTGCAGGCCGTCGCGTCGGTCGGGTCCGGTCATCGCCATCCGACGGCCGTACGGCTGGCCGCCCATCATCCCCTCACCGCCGTGCCCGTGGGGTCCCACCCCGCGCCACTCGACGGGGTTGGCGGCGGGGCCCACGGGCGCGGTGGACGGCCGCTCGCCGGTGACCAGCTCACCGTGGACCCGTTGGATCGTCCCCAAGACGTCACCGTCGGGTGCCACGGCGACCGTCCCGTCGATCCCGAGGGTGCCGGCGTCGTCTCCGCCCCACCACACCACCGATCGCGGTTCGGGCAGCTGGTCGTGGACGTGCGCAACGGCGTCGAAGAGCTCGCCGGGGATCACACCACCGACCAGCAGCACCGTCGCGTGCCGTGGCGAGTGGACCGGGTCGACGCCATCGGCAGCGCGTAGCCCGAGCAAGGCGTCCCTGGCCCCGGCGCCGGCGACCGCCAGCACCGGGACCGGCGCCCGCGCGGCCAGGCGCCGCCCGACGCTCACTGCCACCGGAACGCGCCCTCCCGCCAGGCGTAGAGCACCCCCAGCGAGAGCACCGCCAGGAACACGCCCATCTCGACCAGCGCCTTGACGCCCTCCTCGACGTACACGACCGCCCACGGGTACATGAACATCATCTCCATCTCGAAGGCGATGAGGACCAGCGTCATCGGGTAGTAGCGGGCGTGGAACCGGCTCCAGGCGTGCGTCGGCGGATGCGGCCCACCGAGCACAGGCAGCGTCGACGACCAGTGGGCCAGCGTCGGGTCGAGGGTCGTCCGCACGGCGCTGGTCGCGCACAGCACGACCACGGCGGACGCCGCCACCGTGAGCGCACCCAGGAACGCCGTCAGCACGCCGACGTCCTCGCACCCCGGATCACGTCAGCACGCCCACCTGCACCAGCACGACCAACCTCGAGCCGGGCGGTCACTCGCCGGATCCGTCCGACGGGCGGTCGGACTGGTCCTCAGCGAGGTCGTCCATGACCGCCGCCGACCCCATGGGCTCGCCGGCACGGTGGGCGGCGCGGGCGACCGCGTGCGCCGCGATCGGCGCGGTCGCGAACTGCAGCAGCAAGACGAGGGCCAGCTTCGCCGCGACGCCGGCTTCTCCGAAGTGCATGGCGGTGGCTGTCAGGACGATCAGCAGGCCGAACGTCGCCGGCTTGGTGGCGGCGTGCATCCGTGCGTAGACGCTCTCGAAGCGGTGCAGGCCCACACCAGCCAGCATCGCGAAGACGGAACTGGCCAGCAGCAAGGCTGCGACGAGGACGTCGATCACCCCGCTCACCGCCCGTGCTCGATGAACCGGGCCACGGCCACCGTGCCGACGAAGGCGAGCAAAGCGGTCACCACCATGAGGTCGAAGTTGGCCGCGGAGCGCCTCGCGACCGCGTGGATCGCGATGCCGTGGACGATGGCGATCAGCAGGGTGTCGAGGGCAACGACGCGGTTGGCCAGCGACCCGGGTCGCAGCAGGCGGGCGACACACAGCACACCGTCAACGGACACCATGATCGCGGCGACGACGATGGCGACGGTCATCGCTCGTCTCCCGTGTCACCGTCGAGCCGGGCGACCTCGTCGCGGGACCCGAACGCCCGGATCGCCAGCTCCTCCAAGC
This Actinomycetota bacterium DNA region includes the following protein-coding sequences:
- a CDS encoding NADH-quinone oxidoreductase subunit M; the encoded protein is MLTAAILVPLAGAVALLVPRWSERTARFFAVAVAAVPLMLLVAAWLRFDIGSEAPFQLVEEVTWIPTLGVAYRVGVDGIALAVAATSALLFTAAVAYPVDTDGRPRGYYAWLLFLEGVSLGLFLSLDLLVFYVFFDLSLVGMYFLIARWGHEGARAAALKFFLYTLAGSLVMLLAILGLVLATDPITFSMPELIARQPLAGQGARAGLVLLGLLLGLGVKTPVVPLHTWLPPAHVDAPAPASTILAGVLLKMGSFGMIRIPFSMMRATFSRYALVLAIVAVVSIVYGALVALGQQHLKRRIAYTSVNHMGYTVLGIAAAGGLLSGSEQARQLALTGATVEMVAHGLITGALFLITGSFWQRGGTFDLDAYGGLAGRARALTGATMLAAFASLGLPGLAGFVAEFQIFVGTFAVYPVLAGIGLLGVLITAALFLQMLQRLFFGELPERWSAFPDLRPSEAATLGVMLALVVAIGIYPRWLLDVVHAASGVLIGS
- a CDS encoding NADH-quinone oxidoreductase subunit L, producing MTLSGLVVFPLVAGAAIWGLGPRTGHRARIVVALASAAALIATCALAVVAGATGASTSWAWGAGLRLGLEVPPVAAAVAITVPTVALATAVYAAAHEPARGLARQLGLLVGFTGAMELVVVAADLLTVLIGWELVAAISWALIGHQWRDPTRPARAAHAFNVTRAGALGLLLAAGAAFAATGGLAYTDLAAVDGPALHAVAAGVLVAALTKSAQLPFSPWLFSAMAGPTPVSALLHSATMVAAGAYLLVRLQPALAPVGWFGPVTLTIGLLTALAGGVVAVVQHRAKHLLAASTSAQYGLMLVAIGAGYPVIATAHLVAHAAFKALLFLAAGVAISAVGSDVLRGMRLGSHRPATAVLTAVGGLALAAVPPLGAAWSKEQIVAAATRAHLLAGIAAIVAGGLSALYITRFQLLAFGPRRDDGTSPRDRRDRPGRVELGAMAGLALATIGLSVLWLPPVEHTLGRIGQLPSSQPWELVASLSVVAVAVYAAVLGDRAGWLASLGTTGASRRVGQWLALSELSRRAIADPVLQLAAGTSRFDDRVVDAGVRGVARLASATATRAGDADVRVVDAGVRGVAALARVAAERWTRLAELGVDGAVRGVAGGFSWSARDLRRLQTGAAHHYLTIVTVGAALAVVVAAAWR
- a CDS encoding NADH-quinone oxidoreductase subunit K; translation: MTLTTVLIVAAALVAIGLYGVLSQQSFVMIMMGYELIINGVMLAGVGGWALSAGGEPKGQVLVIVAMLLMAIEAAIGFAVVVNVYRARQADTTEAVQTMRR
- a CDS encoding NADH-quinone oxidoreductase subunit J yields the protein MGVDIAFWVFAAAAVWFGWRVFRTDSMVRASFALLASLLNAGAIMVLLAGEYLGMAVWFMMAVEMTVMAIFMVAFMMNPAGLNPMQMVHQHRTAIAAGVSVFAALVVAVLSADLPDRPLRDAAGAIRALGHEVMGSSMLVMQSVAVTLLATMVGATVLTSRRGRYGPSDEGSLPPSLDPDAPPDAPVLPTGHAPGSVAGGGHGGHGGDGGGGGHGGHG
- a CDS encoding NADH-quinone oxidoreductase subunit H — its product is MQDVTASGPMLSVLLVGGVLAAGVLALTLVDAALSAAISGRGSWRSVAGETFGRAVLVWQQRGTVTERPDVTLWLLAPGFYGACAVAAVAVVPVAEGIAAADVRTGIVVFGAVEVLTMVAVYLHGWSANSYLSLIGGYRFVAVVLSTLLISMFVLIGAALPAESLSFGAIVDSQTTLWNVVRQPLGLPLWLAVGLATAFWGPFQLADAADLAGGTSAETSGPHRLAWAAARRAMLVAYAVAGAAVFLGGHHGPWLPGWLWMAVKSIGVLTLLLALGHLVGRWRPERVVTVAWTVLLPASFVHLVVAGSVALLASGG
- a CDS encoding NADH-quinone oxidoreductase subunit A: MRTTLDPTLAHWSSTLPVLGGPHPPTHAWSRFHARYYPMTLVLIAFEMEMMFMYPWAVVYVEEGVKALVEMGVFLAVLSLGVLYAWREGAFRWQ
- the mnhG gene encoding monovalent cation/H(+) antiporter subunit G, translated to MSGVIDVLVAALLLASSVFAMLAGVGLHRFESVYARMHAATKPATFGLLIVLTATAMHFGEAGVAAKLALVLLLQFATAPIAAHAVARAAHRAGEPMGSAAVMDDLAEDQSDRPSDGSGE
- a CDS encoding monovalent cation/H+ antiporter complex subunit F, which produces MTVAIVVAAIMVSVDGVLCVARLLRPGSLANRVVALDTLLIAIVHGIAIHAVARRSAANFDLMVVTALLAFVGTVAVARFIEHGR